In one Culex quinquefasciatus strain JHB chromosome 2, VPISU_Cqui_1.0_pri_paternal, whole genome shotgun sequence genomic region, the following are encoded:
- the LOC6037252 gene encoding myoglobin, which produces MNDMFNSEHHEESVLNSPDDTGLTNHQKAALVGAWSLVKQDMVSHGVNVFIRLFEEHPKYLEYFDFSQDDSAEELRENKSLHAHALNVMHLIGALIDYGLDNPLMFKCSLSKMMKNHKKHGVNKEDVTIVCGIIMEYCLEALDQRGSTTLEEAFSSFMKSIADTFDE; this is translated from the exons atgaacgaCATGTTTAACAGCGAACACCACGAGGAGAGCGTACTAAACTCCCCCGACGATACGGGGTTGACTAATCATCAAAAAGCAGCGCTAGTAGGAGCATGGAGCTTAGTGAAGCAGGACATGGTTTCGCATGGAGTTAATGTATTTATAAG aCTTTTCGAGGAACATCCCAAGTATTtggaatatttcgatttttcccaagaTGATTCAGCAGAAGAATTAAGAGAAAACAAATCGCTGCACGCTCATGCACTGAATGTGATGCATTTGATTG GTGCCCTAATTGACTATGGATTGGATAATCCTCTCATGTTCAAGTGTAGTTTgtccaaaatgatgaaaaatcataaaaagcaTGGCGTCAATAAGGAAGATGTTACA ATTGTCTGTGGCATAATCATGGAATATTGCCTGGAAGCACTGGATCAACGTGGCTCTACAACTCTCGAAGAAGCTTTTTCATCTTTTATGAAGAGTATTGCTGATACTTTTGATGAATAG